GATTATGCAGAATATGCTTTAGAAAATTAGCTCTGAGTGGAAAACTTCCTGGAGTTATAAAAGCCAGTTGGTAATTTGGGAGGATAAAAATGCCTGTAACAGATCCAATATCAGACATGCTTACATCCATTAGAAATGCTTATATGGCTAATAAAAGCCATTTATCTGTATCAGCCTCTACATTGAAAGCGGATATAATAGAGATTCTAAAAAAAGAGGGGTTCGTTCAGGATTATAAAGTTGAGGCTAATAATAGCCATAAAATCATAGAAATAGATTTGCGCTATGATAAAAAAGAACCTATGGTAAGAGGTTTAGAAAGAGTAAGTAAACCAGGTCTACGTATATATGTCCCTGCTTCTAAAATCCCCAGAGTAAAGAGAGGCTCAGGAATAGCCATCTTATCTACTTCAGAAGGCATAATGACTGATAAAGAATGTCGAAGAAAGAAAATTGGAGGCGAGGTTATTTGCTATGCATGGTAGGAGGAAATGGTGTCTAGAATAGGATATATGCCAGTAGATGTTCCGGATGGTGTTAAGGTGCAGATAGATGGAAATCTAATTAAGATTAGCGGGCCTAAAGGGACTCTGGAACATAAGTTAAGCTCAGAGGTGTCTGCAGTTGTAGAGGATAACAAGATTATTGTAAAGAGAGGATCAGATAGAAAATCAGCAAGGGCAAAACATGGATTAAATAGAGCTTTAATCTCCAATATAGTGTCAGGAGTAACTACTGGGTTTGAAAAAATTCTGGAAATCAAGGGAGTAGGATATAGAGCTCAAGTCCAGGGGCAGAAGTTGCAGTTGCAATTGGGATTTTCACATCCAATAGTATATGAGATTCCGTCAAATATAGAAATCGAAGTAAGGAAAAATAATCAGATTGTGGTGAAAGGAATTGATAAACAGTTGGTAGGCGAGGTAGCTGTCACAATTAGGAATATGAGAAAGCCAGAACCATATAAAGGAAAGGGGATTCGCTACTTAGGCGAGTACGTTAGACATAAGGTTGGTAAGACAGCTACAGCTGATGCGAAGGCATAAAGGATACTGCTGATGAAATTAGAAGGTAGAGCTAGAAGACATAAAAGAGTAAGAAAAAAAGTTATTGGTACAGCTCAAAGGCCAAGGTTGAGTGTCTTTAGAAGTTTGGGGCATATATATGTTCAATTGATTGATGATGAGAATAGTAAGACAATGCTTTCAGTATCAACTCGTTCAAAAGACTGTAGGGGGGAAATAAAGTACGGAGGAAACGTAGCAGCAGCAAAAGCTGTGGGAAAGATGCTGGGGGAGAAGGCGTTAAATAATAAGATTACAGATGTTGTGTTTGATAGGGGGGGATATTTATATCATGGTCGCATAAAGGCTTTAGCAGACGCGGCCAGAGAAGCTGGGCTTAAGTTTTAGCGTGAGGAGGAACTGGTTTGATAGAAAATAGAAGAGAAGAGGATGCAGATAGGCAGGAGCTAATAGAGCGGGTTGTGAGTGTAAATAGAGTTGGGAAGGTTGTAAAAGGTGGAAGAAAGCTTGGTTTTAGTAGTCTGGCTGTAGTAGGGGATGGAAATGGAAAAGTAGGATACGGCATAGGTAAGGCAAATGCAGTACCTGAGTCAATAAAAAAGGCTGTCCAATCAGCAAAAAAGAATATGATAGATGTTTTAGTTGTAGATACAACAATCCCGTTTGAAGGGGTAGGTCATTATGATGCAGCAAGAATTATGTTAAAACCTGCTTCAAAGGGAACAGGTGTGATTGCAGGAAGCGCGGTTAGAGCTGTATTGGAAGCTGTTGGTATTCAAAATGTTTTGACAAAATGTTTGGGATCCACTAACCCGATAAATGTTGTTAGAGCAACAATAGAAGGTTTGAGAAATATATCAGAGATTTATGAGTTATCAAAGAGAAGGCTCAGATAAAATGACATTAAGCAATTTGAAAGTTCCTGAGGGTGCTAATAAGAGAAGAAAAATAGTTGGACGCGGCAATGGTTCTGGCCATGGGAAAACCGCTTGTAAGGGGGATAAGGGGCAGAAAGCTAGATCTGGCGGCAAAATTCGCCGTGGTTTTGAAGGCGGACAAATGCCTCTATATCGTAGAGTACCAAAAAGAGGATTTACAAGTCGCTCAAGGGAGAAAATAGTAGTTATAAATATAGAGAAACTAAATTGTTTTAAGGACGGTTCAGTTGTGGGTCTTGAGCATCTTATAGAGAAAGGGTTGCTAAAGTCTCAGAATGTTTTAGCCAAAATTTTAGGTATGGGAGAGTTAAAGAAAAAGTTAAACGTAAAAGCGCATAGCTTTAGTAAGAGTGCTATTAAGAAGATTATAGATGCTGGAGGAACTGCAGAGGTTATATAATGCTATCAGGATTTCGAGATATATTTAGAATACCAGAATTAAAGAAAAGGGTTTTGTTTACTTTAGCTATTATAGCTGTTTTTAGAATAGGTGCTTTTGTCCCAACTCCAGGGATAGATACTAGTGCATTAGTTGACTATTTTGCCAGAATGCAGGGCACTCTCTTTGGAATGGCAGATCTGTTTTCAGGAGGAGCGTTACGAAAACTATCCATATTTGCCCTGGGCATAATGCCATATATTAGTGCTTCAATCATAATGCAGTTATTGACTCCAGTTATCCCTTACTTAGAAAAATTGTCAAAA
This bacterium DNA region includes the following protein-coding sequences:
- the rpsH gene encoding 30S ribosomal protein S8 produces the protein MPVTDPISDMLTSIRNAYMANKSHLSVSASTLKADIIEILKKEGFVQDYKVEANNSHKIIEIDLRYDKKEPMVRGLERVSKPGLRIYVPASKIPRVKRGSGIAILSTSEGIMTDKECRRKKIGGEVICYAW
- the rplF gene encoding 50S ribosomal protein L6 codes for the protein MSRIGYMPVDVPDGVKVQIDGNLIKISGPKGTLEHKLSSEVSAVVEDNKIIVKRGSDRKSARAKHGLNRALISNIVSGVTTGFEKILEIKGVGYRAQVQGQKLQLQLGFSHPIVYEIPSNIEIEVRKNNQIVVKGIDKQLVGEVAVTIRNMRKPEPYKGKGIRYLGEYVRHKVGKTATADAKA
- the rplR gene encoding 50S ribosomal protein L18, with protein sequence MKLEGRARRHKRVRKKVIGTAQRPRLSVFRSLGHIYVQLIDDENSKTMLSVSTRSKDCRGEIKYGGNVAAAKAVGKMLGEKALNNKITDVVFDRGGYLYHGRIKALADAAREAGLKF
- the rpsE gene encoding 30S ribosomal protein S5, translating into MIENRREEDADRQELIERVVSVNRVGKVVKGGRKLGFSSLAVVGDGNGKVGYGIGKANAVPESIKKAVQSAKKNMIDVLVVDTTIPFEGVGHYDAARIMLKPASKGTGVIAGSAVRAVLEAVGIQNVLTKCLGSTNPINVVRATIEGLRNISEIYELSKRRLR
- the rplO gene encoding 50S ribosomal protein L15, whose translation is MTLSNLKVPEGANKRRKIVGRGNGSGHGKTACKGDKGQKARSGGKIRRGFEGGQMPLYRRVPKRGFTSRSREKIVVINIEKLNCFKDGSVVGLEHLIEKGLLKSQNVLAKILGMGELKKKLNVKAHSFSKSAIKKIIDAGGTAEVI